In a genomic window of Methanosarcina horonobensis HB-1 = JCM 15518:
- a CDS encoding MBL fold metallo-hydrolase, with protein MNTVEIEGISIQWLGHSGFLLEGDGKKIYIDPYQIDEEPAFDNKADILLITHEHLDHCSPEDIRKVRRSDTTTLIPESCSLEFRGDARRVAEGDILADGLEIKGTRIEVVPAYNLDKPYHLRGLGVGYIVELAGLRIYHAGDSDFIPEMDSIKADVALLPVGGTYTMDEEEAASATAVISPDFVIPMHYGSEGIDGDPEKFKALVHSKNPNIKVIILNSTLKS; from the coding sequence ATGAATACTGTGGAAATTGAAGGCATTAGTATTCAATGGTTAGGCCATTCCGGTTTTTTGCTTGAAGGGGACGGCAAAAAAATCTACATCGACCCCTATCAGATAGATGAAGAGCCGGCTTTTGACAACAAGGCAGACATTCTCCTTATCACGCATGAACATCTTGACCATTGCAGTCCTGAGGATATCCGGAAGGTCAGGAGATCAGACACTACCACCCTTATTCCTGAGAGCTGTTCCCTTGAGTTCAGAGGAGATGCAAGAAGAGTTGCAGAAGGCGATATTCTGGCTGACGGGCTTGAGATCAAAGGGACCCGTATTGAGGTGGTGCCAGCCTATAACCTTGATAAACCCTACCATCTCAGGGGGCTTGGAGTTGGGTATATCGTAGAACTTGCGGGACTGAGGATTTACCATGCAGGAGATTCTGATTTTATCCCTGAAATGGATTCCATTAAAGCTGATGTGGCTCTTCTGCCTGTTGGGGGGACGTATACCATGGACGAGGAAGAAGCTGCCAGCGCAACAGCAGTTATTTCTCCGGACTTTGTTATTCCCATGCACTATGGTTCGGAAGGAATCGACGGAGATCCCGAAAAGTTTAAAGCTCTTGTGCATAGCAAGAACCCGAATATTAAAGTAATTATTCTTAACTCCACCCTTAAATCCTGA
- a CDS encoding TrmB family transcriptional regulator, whose translation MFSQINPQLICNLERLGLTENEAKAYVGIVSLREATAREVHELTNVPRAKIYEVLKVLAKKGYLEIRQGSPTYFRAVDPKQVIGKIKDEFINCAIEALDQLNELSYELPKTSPVWCIQSEWGIKNRIREILSGVKEELIIFSSSPELLQEFEAELKKLEKSCRLTLIVNDINKFESLPFEFLETTKEFSEFINNIVVDGVRYDEEFFMMADGKESIGVHCAGNKREAVVIKLPVVCFLQKMIYDRVLEPSFVKKDLKPV comes from the coding sequence ATGTTTTCACAAATTAATCCTCAGTTAATTTGCAATCTGGAGAGACTAGGGCTAACTGAAAATGAAGCAAAAGCCTATGTAGGAATTGTCAGTCTGAGAGAGGCTACTGCCAGGGAAGTCCATGAACTTACGAATGTGCCAAGAGCCAAGATATATGAAGTCCTTAAAGTGCTGGCAAAAAAAGGCTATCTGGAAATTCGACAGGGATCTCCGACTTATTTCCGCGCAGTTGACCCCAAACAGGTGATTGGCAAGATAAAAGATGAATTCATTAACTGTGCAATCGAGGCTCTTGATCAGCTTAATGAATTGAGTTATGAACTTCCTAAAACGTCTCCTGTCTGGTGTATCCAGAGTGAGTGGGGAATAAAAAATAGAATTCGTGAAATCCTTAGCGGTGTAAAGGAAGAGCTGATCATTTTCTCATCCAGCCCTGAACTCTTGCAGGAGTTTGAGGCAGAACTGAAAAAACTGGAAAAATCCTGCAGGTTAACCCTAATTGTGAATGATATTAACAAGTTCGAATCGCTGCCATTTGAGTTCCTGGAAACTACAAAAGAGTTTAGTGAGTTTATAAACAATATTGTAGTTGATGGAGTCAGGTATGATGAAGAATTTTTTATGATGGCGGATGGTAAAGAATCAATAGGTGTCCATTGTGCAGGAAATAAAAGAGAAGCAGTTGTAATCAAACTTCCAGTTGTTTGTTTCTTGCAGAAAATGATCTATGATAGGGTGCTTGAACCAAGTTTCGTTAAAAAGGATCTTAAACCTGTGTGA
- a CDS encoding signal recognition particle protein Srp19 — MKDKGKLVIWPAYIDQTKSRSSGRIISRKNAIKEPHLNEIKEAARQLGLNPEVEPEKAYPKSWWEVSGRVLVDDKGPKSVIAKQISLSIKKMRGQETPARA; from the coding sequence ATGAAAGATAAGGGAAAACTTGTAATCTGGCCTGCATACATAGACCAGACGAAATCCAGAAGCAGTGGAAGGATAATCTCCCGAAAGAATGCGATAAAAGAACCTCACCTGAATGAAATCAAAGAAGCTGCCAGGCAGCTGGGCCTGAACCCCGAAGTAGAGCCTGAGAAAGCTTATCCCAAATCATGGTGGGAAGTTAGTGGTAGAGTGCTGGTGGATGATAAAGGCCCAAAATCCGTTATTGCAAAACAAATCTCATTATCCATAAAGAAGATGAGAGGACAGGAAACCCCTGCCCGTGCATGA
- a CDS encoding ribonuclease P protein component 4, producing MPKAARKQQKNLIQNIAAQRMWRLFELAKSECPENPERSRRYVQLIRNISMRNRMSIPREIKSRICKHCYALLMPGHNARYRLKEGFIVISCEHCGKEMRYPYKRLK from the coding sequence ATGCCTAAAGCAGCCAGGAAACAGCAGAAAAACCTTATCCAGAATATCGCAGCCCAACGTATGTGGCGGCTTTTTGAGCTTGCAAAAAGCGAATGTCCAGAAAACCCTGAACGCAGCAGGCGTTACGTGCAGCTCATACGCAACATCTCTATGAGGAACAGGATGAGCATTCCAAGGGAAATTAAAAGCAGGATTTGCAAACACTGCTATGCTTTACTAATGCCCGGACATAATGCTCGCTATAGATTGAAAGAAGGGTTTATTGTCATATCCTGTGAGCACTGTGGAAAGGAAATGAGATACCCTTATAAAAGATTAAAGTAA
- a CDS encoding DUF5803 family protein, producing the protein MKTKYVFILLALLVIFISGCIDQKKEITLDEPGNISSYEFEVFLDEWDNEIPANTTTYYIMSDKTEVQAVHIVINSSKLEIFPPDSLGGGGPEKDPIKNFVLLVEPANETVASSETFVRLSNNSNVSDINYTLTQDIVRSMKVVNLEFEEPVTGFIAYTLETPGTQSFTFMRPDSEFIRVVLPEGYVTGNRVFGIARPEPSDTSFDEKGRQTLLWISSKMGDREEAIQVKYYTESAPMYFFAAIIALLFGVAMVLSRYSRSKKELESVREIFELEKEYEEKGRRKNK; encoded by the coding sequence ATGAAAACAAAATATGTATTTATACTTCTTGCCCTTCTGGTGATCTTCATATCGGGCTGTATTGATCAAAAAAAGGAGATCACTCTGGATGAACCTGGCAATATTTCCAGCTATGAATTTGAAGTCTTTCTGGATGAATGGGATAATGAAATTCCAGCAAACACCACCACATACTATATTATGAGCGATAAAACAGAAGTGCAGGCTGTACATATCGTCATAAATAGCAGCAAGCTTGAAATTTTCCCTCCTGATTCCCTTGGCGGCGGTGGCCCTGAGAAAGATCCTATTAAAAACTTTGTACTCCTGGTAGAACCTGCAAATGAAACTGTGGCGAGTTCAGAAACCTTTGTGAGACTTTCAAACAACAGCAACGTTTCGGATATCAACTATACTCTAACGCAGGATATTGTCCGGAGTATGAAGGTGGTAAACCTTGAGTTTGAAGAACCTGTTACAGGTTTTATTGCATACACCCTTGAAACACCCGGAACCCAGAGTTTCACTTTTATGAGACCTGACTCCGAGTTCATCCGTGTAGTTCTTCCCGAAGGCTATGTCACAGGTAACAGGGTGTTCGGAATAGCAAGGCCTGAGCCCTCTGACACAAGTTTTGATGAGAAAGGAAGGCAGACTCTTCTGTGGATCTCTTCCAAAATGGGAGATCGTGAGGAAGCTATTCAGGTTAAATACTATACCGAGTCTGCACCTATGTATTTCTTCGCTGCAATTATAGCTCTGCTCTTCGGGGTTGCTATGGTGCTTTCGCGTTACTCCAGAAGTAAAAAAGAATTGGAAAGTGTTCGAGAGATCTTTGAACTCGAAAAAGAATATGAGGAGAAAGGACGTAGGAAAAATAAATAA